A single window of Cytobacillus dafuensis DNA harbors:
- a CDS encoding heavy metal translocating P-type ATPase, translating to MSGKMQEMHESQFQVTGMTCAACATRIEKGLNKMDGVLEANVNLALEKATVKFDGATMGPADIQNKIKALGYDVITEKTELALTGMTCAACATRIEKGLNKMDGVLQATVNLALEKASIEYNPAVVSTKDMIQKIEKLGYGATVKTEDNEKETVDQRMKEIETQQGKFIFSAILSIPLLWAMAGHFSFTSFLYVPDAFMNPWVQMALATPVQFYIGKQFYVGAYKALRNKSANMDVLVALGTSAAYFYSVYLAIGTIGNHGHPVGLYFETSAVLITLIILGKLFEAKAKGRSSEAIKKLMGLQAKTALVIREDQELEILLEEVVAGDVILVKPGEKIPVDGEILEGQSALDESMITGESVPIDKTVGDAVIGATINKNGFIKMKATKVGKDTALAQIIKVVEDAQGSKAPIQRLADTISGVFVPIVVGIAVITFLIWYFVVAPGDFAEALEKLIAVLVIACPCALGLATPTSIMAGSGRAAEYGILFKGGEHLEMTHRIKTVILDKTGTITNGDPVLTDVITEMGETEFLTFVGSAEKQSEHPLAQAIVNGIKEKQIDLKEVKDFEAIPGYGIKAIVDDTEILIGTRRLLKKFSIEIDHALEKMIALEKQGKTAMLTAINGEYAGIVAVADTIKETSATAISRLKDMGLDVIMITGDNEQTAKAIASQAGIDHVIAEVLPEGKAEEVKKLQQQGKKVAMVGDGINDAPALAIADIGMAIGTGTDVAMEAADITLIRGDLNSIADAIFMSKKTIRNIRQNLFWALAYNALGIPIAAFGFLAPWLAGAAMAFSSVSVVLNALRLQRVKL from the coding sequence ATGAGTGGGAAAATGCAAGAAATGCATGAAAGCCAGTTTCAAGTTACTGGGATGACATGTGCCGCATGTGCCACACGTATTGAAAAAGGTCTAAATAAAATGGATGGCGTTCTTGAAGCAAACGTCAATTTGGCTCTAGAAAAAGCAACTGTAAAGTTTGATGGAGCAACAATGGGTCCAGCCGATATCCAGAATAAAATTAAAGCGCTTGGCTATGATGTCATAACAGAAAAAACAGAATTAGCTCTCACTGGCATGACATGTGCCGCATGTGCGACTAGAATCGAAAAAGGGCTTAATAAAATGGATGGGGTTCTACAGGCAACAGTCAACCTTGCCCTTGAAAAAGCATCAATCGAGTACAATCCAGCGGTTGTTTCAACAAAGGATATGATACAAAAGATTGAAAAATTAGGCTATGGAGCAACTGTCAAAACGGAAGACAATGAAAAAGAAACGGTTGACCAACGGATGAAGGAAATCGAAACCCAGCAGGGAAAGTTTATCTTTTCAGCGATTCTTTCCATCCCGCTGCTTTGGGCAATGGCAGGTCATTTCAGCTTCACTTCTTTTTTATACGTGCCTGATGCGTTTATGAACCCATGGGTACAAATGGCTCTGGCAACACCCGTACAATTTTATATAGGGAAACAGTTTTATGTAGGGGCTTATAAAGCGCTAAGAAATAAAAGTGCAAATATGGATGTTCTCGTTGCATTAGGAACCTCTGCCGCTTATTTTTACAGTGTCTATTTAGCTATTGGAACAATAGGAAATCATGGTCACCCAGTGGGCCTATACTTCGAAACAAGTGCGGTCCTTATCACATTAATTATTTTAGGGAAATTGTTTGAAGCTAAAGCAAAAGGGCGTTCTTCTGAAGCAATCAAGAAATTGATGGGTTTACAAGCGAAGACAGCCCTCGTTATTCGAGAAGATCAAGAATTAGAAATTCTTTTAGAAGAAGTTGTGGCAGGGGATGTTATTTTAGTAAAACCGGGTGAAAAAATTCCGGTCGACGGTGAGATTTTAGAGGGGCAGTCAGCACTCGATGAATCGATGATCACAGGAGAAAGTGTTCCGATTGATAAGACGGTTGGCGATGCAGTTATTGGTGCCACGATTAATAAAAATGGTTTTATAAAAATGAAAGCCACAAAAGTAGGAAAAGATACGGCTCTTGCCCAAATTATTAAAGTGGTTGAAGATGCTCAAGGCTCAAAAGCCCCAATTCAACGTTTGGCTGATACAATTTCAGGTGTTTTTGTTCCGATCGTTGTTGGAATTGCAGTCATTACATTTTTGATTTGGTACTTTGTTGTTGCCCCTGGGGATTTTGCTGAGGCACTTGAAAAATTAATTGCTGTTCTTGTTATCGCATGTCCATGTGCTCTTGGGCTAGCAACTCCCACTTCCATCATGGCAGGTTCAGGCCGTGCCGCTGAATATGGGATTCTTTTTAAAGGTGGAGAGCATCTGGAAATGACTCACCGAATTAAAACAGTCATTCTAGATAAAACAGGAACGATTACAAACGGAGATCCTGTATTGACCGATGTCATCACAGAAATGGGTGAAACAGAATTTCTTACATTCGTTGGTTCAGCTGAGAAGCAGTCTGAACATCCACTTGCCCAAGCAATTGTGAATGGGATTAAAGAAAAGCAGATTGATCTAAAGGAAGTTAAAGACTTTGAGGCCATCCCTGGCTATGGCATTAAAGCAATCGTCGATGATACGGAAATTCTGATTGGTACTCGCCGTTTGTTGAAAAAATTCAGCATAGAAATTGATCATGCTTTAGAAAAGATGATTGCTCTTGAGAAGCAAGGAAAGACAGCCATGTTAACAGCCATAAATGGTGAATATGCAGGGATCGTAGCGGTTGCCGATACCATAAAGGAAACATCTGCTACAGCCATTAGCCGTTTAAAAGATATGGGCCTTGATGTCATTATGATAACTGGTGATAATGAACAAACAGCAAAAGCAATTGCTTCCCAAGCTGGAATTGACCATGTCATTGCAGAAGTGCTGCCTGAGGGGAAAGCAGAGGAAGTGAAGAAGCTGCAGCAACAAGGCAAGAAAGTAGCAATGGTCGGTGATGGTATTAATGATGCTCCAGCATTAGCGATTGCAGATATCGGGATGGCCATTGGCACAGGAACCGATGTCGCAATGGAAGCAGCAGACATTACGTTAATCCGTGGAGATTTAAACAGCATTGCTGATGCCATTTTTATGAGTAAAAAAACGATTCGAAATATAAGACAAAACCTTTTCTGGGCATTAGCTTATAATGCGCTAGGAATTCCAATCGCTGCATTTGGTTTTCTTGCTCCTTGGCTTGCTGGTGCGGCAATGGCGTTCAGTTCGGTGTCAGTTGTTCTTAATGCGCTTCGACTTCAGCGTGTAAAATTATAG
- the copZ gene encoding copper chaperone CopZ, which yields MEKVTLHVAGMSCGHCVKAVEDSVGELAGIESVKVHLDSGTVDVEYISNEVSLDKIKETIDDQGYDVK from the coding sequence ATGGAAAAAGTAACATTACATGTAGCTGGAATGTCTTGCGGACATTGTGTGAAAGCGGTTGAAGACAGTGTTGGAGAATTAGCTGGAATTGAAAGTGTTAAAGTTCATTTAGACAGCGGAACTGTTGATGTTGAATATATTTCAAACGAAGTGTCTTTAGACAAAATTAAGGAAACAATTGATGATCAAGGCTATGATGTAAAATAG
- a CDS encoding metal-sensitive transcriptional regulator, protein MVSELNNDSLEFEEESCCSTLSERKAHHSDKVKKNLVTRLNRIEGQIRGIKGLIERDTYCDDVITQISATQSALNSVAKILLEGHLKGCVVDRLQEGDMEVLDEVLITIQKLMKK, encoded by the coding sequence ATGGTATCCGAACTGAATAATGATTCTCTAGAATTCGAAGAAGAAAGCTGCTGCTCAACTCTAAGTGAGAGAAAAGCTCATCATTCTGATAAGGTAAAGAAAAATCTTGTGACAAGATTAAACCGAATTGAAGGCCAAATTCGCGGGATTAAAGGTTTAATTGAAAGAGACACTTATTGTGATGATGTCATTACACAAATTTCGGCTACTCAATCCGCCTTGAACAGTGTAGCAAAGATATTGTTAGAAGGACATTTAAAGGGTTGTGTTGTTGATCGTCTTCAAGAAGGGGATATGGAAGTTTTAGATGAAGTATTAATTACTATACAAAAATTGATGAAAAAATAA
- the splB gene encoding spore photoproduct lyase, which produces MNHPFMPKLVYFEPKALDYPLGRELKEKFEKMDVEIHYTTSHNQVRNLPGENDFQRYRVAKSTLVVGVRKTLKFDTSKPSAEYAIPFATGCMGHCHYCYLQTTMGSKPYIRTYVNVDEILDAADRYMEERAPELTRFEASCTSDIVGIDHITHSLKRAIEHFGESKYGKLRFVTKFHHVDHLLDAKHNGKTRFRFSVNADYVIKNFEPGTSPLEKRIEAAGKVARAGYPLGFIVAPIYLHEGWEDGYYQMFERLDAELPPEAKKDLTFEFIQHRFTKPAKKVIEKNYPMTKLELDEQKRRYKWGKYGIGKYIYQKEEEEDLKKHLFTYMEKFFPSAKLEYFT; this is translated from the coding sequence ATGAATCATCCATTTATGCCAAAGCTCGTTTATTTTGAACCAAAAGCATTGGATTATCCATTAGGAAGAGAGCTTAAAGAGAAATTTGAAAAGATGGATGTTGAAATTCACTATACCACTTCCCATAATCAAGTAAGAAATCTTCCAGGAGAAAATGATTTTCAAAGGTATAGAGTTGCCAAGTCTACTTTAGTAGTTGGAGTTAGAAAGACGTTAAAATTTGATACCTCAAAGCCCTCAGCAGAGTATGCTATTCCGTTTGCAACGGGGTGTATGGGTCATTGTCATTATTGTTATTTACAAACAACGATGGGAAGTAAACCGTATATTCGAACATATGTAAATGTGGATGAAATACTAGATGCAGCTGACAGATACATGGAGGAACGTGCTCCTGAACTGACAAGGTTTGAAGCATCTTGTACATCAGATATTGTTGGAATTGATCACATAACCCATTCATTAAAAAGAGCTATTGAACATTTTGGAGAGTCAAAGTATGGAAAGTTAAGGTTTGTCACTAAATTTCATCATGTTGATCACTTACTTGATGCGAAACATAATGGGAAAACAAGATTTCGATTTAGTGTAAACGCTGATTATGTCATTAAGAACTTTGAGCCAGGGACTTCCCCTTTGGAGAAGAGAATTGAGGCAGCAGGTAAAGTGGCGAGAGCGGGTTATCCACTTGGTTTTATTGTAGCCCCGATCTATCTTCACGAAGGGTGGGAGGATGGATATTATCAAATGTTTGAACGTTTAGATGCGGAATTGCCGCCAGAAGCTAAAAAGGATTTAACCTTTGAATTTATCCAACATCGTTTTACAAAGCCTGCTAAGAAAGTGATTGAAAAAAACTACCCTATGACGAAACTAGAATTAGATGAACAAAAAAGAAGGTATAAATGGGGAAAGTATGGAATTGGGAAATACATCTACCAAAAAGAGGAAGAGGAGGATTTGAAAAAGCATTTATTTACCTATATGGAAAAATTCTTTCCAAGCGCTAAATTAGAATATTTCACATAG
- a CDS encoding transcriptional regulator SplA domain-containing protein codes for MELNNESGTYKAGDIVYVFYRNPHTQNVANIQEAAIVNDPENRDQLAVFLYETYYPLSNEMAVYSTEEEAEEAYHYYFGNTSEGLLE; via the coding sequence ATGGAGCTAAATAACGAAAGCGGAACTTATAAAGCTGGAGATATTGTATATGTTTTTTACCGAAACCCGCACACGCAAAATGTAGCCAATATACAGGAAGCAGCAATTGTAAATGATCCTGAGAATAGAGATCAGTTAGCAGTGTTTCTATATGAAACTTATTATCCGCTTTCAAATGAAATGGCTGTTTATTCTACAGAAGAAGAGGCGGAAGAAGCTTATCATTATTATTTTGGGAATACTTCAGAGGGGCTGTTAGAATGA
- a CDS encoding carboxymuconolactone decarboxylase family protein, protein MQFDSRNTTETAILRYKEGLGMFAEKMPELVDRYHSFTEECFKDGALTQKEKQLIALGISLHAQDEYCIMYHIKGCLDQGCSEQEILEAVGVTSAFGGGAAMSQAVTLVQDCIQELNQLKQ, encoded by the coding sequence ATGCAATTTGATTCAAGAAACACTACCGAAACGGCAATATTAAGGTATAAAGAAGGACTTGGAATGTTCGCTGAAAAAATGCCGGAATTAGTAGATAGGTATCATTCTTTTACTGAGGAATGCTTTAAAGATGGGGCCTTAACCCAAAAGGAAAAACAACTTATTGCTCTTGGCATTAGTCTTCATGCTCAAGATGAATATTGCATCATGTATCATATTAAGGGATGTCTTGATCAAGGATGCAGTGAGCAAGAAATACTAGAAGCTGTTGGGGTGACTTCAGCTTTTGGCGGTGGGGCTGCTATGAGCCAAGCAGTTACACTTGTTCAAGATTGCATTCAGGAATTAAATCAATTAAAGCAGTAA
- a CDS encoding pyridoxamine 5'-phosphate oxidase family protein: MSNQNLKSEAIKIISNHRTGVLSTVENNKPHSRYMTFYNNDLILYSPTKMDTEKIDDIEKNPFVSVLLGYEGQGKSDSYVEIAGTCQMNTSQELKKQLWDESFNSWFVGPEDPNYIFLEIHPEIIRILNKHGESQELTLKSVKQTLFNQQKGFPFIYFK; the protein is encoded by the coding sequence ATGAGTAATCAAAATTTAAAATCTGAAGCGATTAAGATTATTTCTAATCATAGAACAGGCGTCCTTTCAACGGTTGAAAATAATAAACCTCACTCACGATATATGACGTTTTATAATAATGATTTAATCTTGTATTCGCCAACGAAAATGGATACTGAGAAAATTGATGATATAGAGAAAAATCCATTTGTTTCAGTCCTTTTAGGCTATGAAGGACAAGGAAAGTCCGATTCCTATGTTGAAATTGCTGGAACCTGCCAAATGAATACTTCTCAGGAATTGAAAAAACAACTTTGGGATGAATCCTTTAATAGCTGGTTCGTCGGTCCTGAAGACCCCAACTATATATTTCTAGAAATACATCCAGAAATAATCCGTATCCTAAATAAACACGGAGAATCTCAAGAGCTTACTTTAAAATCAGTAAAGCAGACACTTTTTAACCAGCAAAAAGGCTTTCCTTTCATTTACTTCAAATGA
- the uvsE gene encoding UV DNA damage repair endonuclease UvsE: MTIIRLGYVAMSMGLKSASPSKTMTFAQFQKIGNREAAIQKLESITLINLQNTLRHLKHNAASEIHFYRLTSRLIPLATHEVLKDWDYLSPLQGSLRTIGDFAKRYKMRIDFHPDHFVLINSKEKHILINSLNTLKLHYLLLKGMGIDSTHRCVMHVGGNYKETEKSLERFIDNWMEVPKSIQKMIMLENDDTSFTLENTLFLCEKLGIPLVFDYHHHLAHHQNINWETNWDRVVHTWRDSPLPIKMHISSPKSETSFRYHSDFIDSGMFFKFLKEIKGSVTQIDCMIEAKRKDEALFKLMDEIKTRTDVEIIDGSSFHLK, encoded by the coding sequence ATGACAATTATACGTCTTGGGTATGTTGCTATGAGCATGGGACTAAAAAGTGCATCCCCATCTAAAACAATGACATTTGCCCAGTTTCAGAAAATAGGGAATCGTGAAGCTGCTATTCAAAAACTGGAAAGTATTACGCTAATAAATTTACAAAATACTCTCAGGCATCTAAAGCATAATGCTGCTTCAGAAATTCATTTTTATCGTTTAACCTCGCGTCTTATTCCTTTAGCAACCCATGAGGTACTTAAAGATTGGGACTATTTATCGCCGCTGCAAGGATCGCTCCGAACAATTGGGGATTTTGCAAAGAGATACAAGATGAGAATTGATTTTCATCCAGATCACTTTGTTCTGATTAACTCAAAGGAAAAACATATCTTAATAAATTCTTTAAATACGTTAAAGCTGCATTATTTATTACTAAAGGGAATGGGGATTGACTCAACTCATCGTTGTGTTATGCATGTGGGCGGCAATTATAAGGAGACTGAAAAATCACTTGAACGTTTTATTGATAATTGGATGGAGGTCCCAAAATCTATTCAAAAAATGATTATGCTTGAAAACGACGATACTTCTTTTACACTTGAAAATACGTTATTTTTATGCGAAAAACTGGGGATACCGCTTGTTTTTGACTATCACCATCACCTTGCCCATCATCAAAATATAAATTGGGAAACAAACTGGGATCGGGTTGTGCACACATGGAGGGATTCTCCACTTCCTATAAAAATGCACATATCTAGTCCAAAAAGCGAGACTTCGTTTCGTTACCATTCAGATTTTATTGACTCTGGAATGTTTTTTAAGTTCCTAAAAGAAATTAAGGGCAGTGTTACGCAAATTGACTGTATGATTGAGGCCAAAAGAAAGGATGAAGCACTGTTCAAATTAATGGATGAAATCAAGACAAGAACGGATGTTGAAATCATTGATGGCTCTTCCTTTCATTTGAAGTAA
- a CDS encoding 5-oxoprolinase subunit C family protein, whose translation MIEVKDPGLWTTVQDMGRVGKYHLGIPPSGAADKYSFLIGNLLVGNPVEFAALEMTLIGGEFEFHKNLIIALTGAPMEAYLNHQPLSLWETHYVKEGDILTIKACPIGVKSYLCISGGVNVPDVLGSKSTYELSQIGGFCGRKLIAGDRIPINEPLPGASKQIGKFTPLEFVPSFHHFQELRVMMGMTGYLMNDHALKTFLNSEWSVSHESNRVAYRYKGPKVSFTEQHPPFGAGNSFSNVVDIAYPIGSVLFTNEEELIVLQNDATTGGGFITIGTVISQDLDLIAQSRPLSKCRFIAVTIDQAMQARAERTKKLDALVHLIK comes from the coding sequence ATGATCGAAGTGAAGGATCCGGGGTTATGGACAACAGTTCAAGATATGGGACGAGTGGGAAAGTATCATCTGGGCATTCCTCCATCGGGAGCAGCTGATAAATACTCCTTTTTAATCGGAAACCTTCTTGTCGGAAACCCAGTAGAATTTGCAGCACTTGAAATGACGTTAATAGGCGGAGAGTTTGAGTTTCATAAAAACTTAATCATCGCTTTAACAGGTGCACCAATGGAGGCTTACTTAAATCATCAACCTTTATCCTTATGGGAAACACATTATGTGAAAGAAGGAGATATATTAACAATAAAAGCTTGTCCAATAGGGGTGAAAAGCTATCTATGTATTTCTGGAGGAGTAAATGTCCCGGATGTATTAGGCAGTAAATCGACCTATGAATTAAGTCAAATTGGAGGCTTTTGCGGCAGAAAATTAATTGCAGGAGACAGGATACCAATTAACGAACCATTACCAGGCGCTTCAAAGCAGATTGGTAAATTCACCCCATTGGAATTTGTCCCATCCTTTCATCATTTTCAAGAGTTACGTGTCATGATGGGGATGACAGGTTATTTAATGAATGATCATGCTCTAAAAACCTTCCTCAATTCAGAATGGTCGGTATCGCATGAATCCAATCGAGTTGCTTATCGTTATAAGGGTCCAAAGGTGTCCTTTACGGAGCAGCATCCACCATTCGGTGCAGGAAATAGTTTTTCCAATGTTGTTGATATTGCTTATCCCATTGGCTCTGTTTTGTTTACAAACGAAGAAGAACTCATTGTGCTGCAAAATGATGCAACAACGGGCGGGGGGTTTATTACGATTGGTACCGTCATTAGCCAGGATTTAGATCTAATCGCCCAATCAAGACCATTATCGAAATGCCGTTTCATCGCAGTAACCATTGATCAAGCCATGCAAGCTCGAGCTGAAAGAACAAAAAAGCTGGATGCATTGGTTCATTTGATAAAGTGA
- a CDS encoding 5-oxoprolinase subunit B family protein: MFNLPETHFNFGGDEYIYAEISRDMRIESNFKALAVTDELRKREIPGIIDIVSSNSSYLVRYNPDIISARDLLDYLKEIDLTKSDPTKLHFSVRIVEIPAWYDDPVSKEFSYRFKNRHPSPDLSDFEFVMKVNGFTDKEAFIKCHSETPYLITMVGFLPGTAWHFPLGLQPNEIIQAPKYNSPRTETPERGIGLGGAFNVIYPVNGPGSYQLIGRSAIPVVDQNNQLEALKETSFLARPGDIWKYRPINESQYNKISSEVKTGKYRYKMKEIDLSPLEYAEKGKQYVRELMGDF; this comes from the coding sequence ATGTTTAATTTGCCTGAAACTCACTTTAATTTCGGCGGAGATGAATATATTTATGCTGAAATATCCCGTGATATGAGAATTGAAAGTAATTTTAAAGCACTGGCTGTTACGGATGAGCTGAGAAAAAGGGAAATACCCGGAATTATTGATATTGTTTCATCCAATTCATCCTATTTAGTTCGCTATAATCCGGACATCATCTCAGCAAGAGATCTACTAGACTATTTAAAAGAAATAGATTTAACCAAAAGCGATCCAACAAAGTTACATTTTTCTGTTCGAATAGTAGAGATTCCAGCATGGTACGATGATCCGGTATCGAAAGAATTTTCCTACCGCTTCAAGAATAGACACCCCTCACCAGACTTATCGGACTTTGAGTTTGTCATGAAGGTAAATGGATTTACAGACAAGGAAGCATTTATTAAATGTCATTCAGAGACTCCTTATTTAATTACGATGGTTGGTTTTTTGCCGGGAACGGCTTGGCATTTTCCACTCGGATTACAGCCAAACGAAATCATCCAAGCCCCAAAATATAATAGTCCTCGAACGGAAACACCGGAAAGAGGGATTGGCTTAGGTGGGGCATTCAATGTCATTTACCCAGTAAATGGGCCAGGAAGCTATCAGCTTATAGGCCGGTCTGCTATTCCTGTTGTCGATCAAAACAACCAATTAGAGGCCTTAAAAGAGACTTCTTTTTTAGCTAGACCGGGAGATATTTGGAAATATCGCCCTATAAATGAATCCCAATATAATAAGATTTCAAGTGAAGTAAAAACCGGAAAGTATCGATATAAAATGAAAGAAATTGATCTATCACCACTTGAATATGCCGAAAAAGGCAAACAATATGTCCGAGAGTTAATGGGGGATTTTTAA
- a CDS encoding sigma 54-interacting transcriptional regulator, protein MIIWKDILQPISVFVDIHSSIGDVIHHFSVQNVDIIFVKDKGALIGYCTMELLLNQIAQTSDLTQRISYKNDILKVPQFSPVEFYHNVSLIIGVDANEEIIGYTTIDQARHNISELRLKDINLLLHGAGVGIVRTNIDYQIEFINETAENILGIPSSFLLFRNYKTLLTSDKNLDKVMDGETLVSINSSINFKQISGNFYPLKVDGNITGLVHVFFSREVFEEAVQELDFVRNLNSDLQAVYASSQEQILVIDDSGKIIRVAGMFLRDFWKVDKPEKIIGKNIDEFSKRNIFQPNVFELCQKQRKKVTAIQDSVGNCRIWSVATPVYHEGRLEKVVVLSRDITPESTSLPIQSGEGTGQSLHNRNEINNKEKRLVYRSKKIEQLVTEIKRVAQFNSTVLLEGESGVGKEVFAQKIHTASPRSKQPFVRINCGAIPENLIESELFGYEKGSFTGADKNGKAGLFEIANNGTLFLDEIGELPLNMQVKLLRVLQEREVTRIGGIRPISINVRIITATNKDLQEMVNQGEFREDLYYRLYVIPFRIPSLRERKEDILPLSIYFLEQFNQMYDIKKSFTPEAIEVLETYAWPGNVRELQNIVERLILLTEGEWIQREHALKYLYGEVQKKKKQLFVLELMPLKEAVEELETQLIERGMQKYRTADKLSKVLGVSPATISRRIKKLK, encoded by the coding sequence TTGATCATTTGGAAAGATATTTTGCAACCGATTTCAGTCTTTGTTGATATACATAGTTCAATTGGAGATGTCATTCATCATTTCTCTGTACAAAATGTGGATATTATCTTTGTAAAGGATAAGGGGGCTCTAATTGGTTATTGTACAATGGAGCTTCTATTAAATCAAATCGCTCAAACCTCAGATTTAACCCAACGGATTAGCTATAAAAATGATATTTTAAAAGTGCCGCAATTTTCTCCTGTGGAATTTTACCATAATGTTTCATTAATAATTGGAGTAGATGCTAATGAAGAAATTATTGGCTATACGACCATTGATCAGGCAAGACATAATATCAGTGAGCTAAGGCTAAAGGATATCAATCTGCTTTTACACGGTGCTGGTGTAGGGATTGTTCGGACAAATATCGATTACCAAATTGAATTTATTAATGAGACGGCAGAAAATATTTTAGGCATCCCCAGTTCATTTTTATTATTTCGAAACTATAAAACACTTTTAACGAGTGATAAAAATCTGGATAAGGTTATGGATGGAGAAACGCTTGTAAGTATCAACTCTTCGATTAACTTTAAACAAATCAGTGGAAACTTCTATCCTTTAAAAGTCGATGGAAATATAACAGGACTTGTCCATGTTTTTTTCTCAAGAGAAGTTTTCGAAGAGGCCGTACAAGAGTTAGATTTTGTTCGTAATTTGAATTCAGATTTACAAGCTGTATATGCTTCTTCCCAGGAACAAATACTTGTGATCGATGATAGTGGAAAAATCATCCGTGTAGCAGGAATGTTTCTAAGGGACTTTTGGAAAGTGGACAAGCCTGAGAAAATCATCGGGAAAAATATTGATGAATTTTCAAAAAGAAACATTTTTCAGCCGAATGTTTTTGAATTGTGCCAGAAGCAAAGAAAAAAAGTTACTGCAATTCAGGATTCCGTTGGAAACTGTAGAATATGGTCAGTTGCGACCCCGGTTTATCACGAAGGGAGATTAGAAAAAGTAGTTGTCCTTTCTAGGGATATTACGCCTGAAAGTACCTCACTCCCCATTCAATCTGGAGAAGGAACAGGTCAATCACTACATAACCGTAATGAAATAAATAATAAAGAAAAACGACTTGTTTATCGTTCGAAAAAAATAGAACAATTAGTCACAGAGATCAAACGAGTGGCTCAATTTAATTCAACCGTTTTACTCGAAGGCGAATCAGGTGTCGGAAAAGAAGTATTCGCCCAAAAAATCCATACAGCAAGCCCCCGAAGCAAACAGCCATTTGTCAGAATTAACTGCGGTGCGATTCCTGAAAACCTAATCGAAAGTGAATTGTTCGGATATGAGAAAGGTTCTTTTACGGGAGCAGACAAAAATGGGAAAGCGGGTTTATTCGAGATTGCTAATAACGGTACGCTATTTCTTGATGAAATTGGCGAGCTGCCTTTAAATATGCAAGTAAAGCTATTACGCGTGCTGCAGGAGAGAGAAGTGACGCGGATAGGTGGGATACGACCAATATCGATCAATGTCCGGATTATTACGGCAACGAACAAAGATTTACAAGAAATGGTCAATCAAGGGGAGTTTAGGGAGGATTTATACTATCGATTATACGTCATTCCATTTCGTATTCCTTCCTTACGGGAACGGAAAGAAGACATCCTGCCTTTATCCATTTATTTTTTGGAGCAATTCAATCAAATGTATGATATCAAAAAAAGTTTTACCCCAGAAGCCATTGAAGTATTAGAAACATATGCGTGGCCGGGAAATGTAAGGGAACTCCAAAATATAGTAGAGCGATTGATTCTGCTGACCGAGGGAGAATGGATTCAGCGGGAGCATGCATTGAAATATCTATACGGTGAAGTGCAAAAAAAGAAAAAACAACTATTTGTTTTAGAACTGATGCCGCTGAAAGAAGCTGTAGAAGAATTAGAAACTCAGCTAATAGAACGAGGAATGCAAAAATATCGAACGGCCGATAAATTATCAAAAGTATTAGGAGTTAGTCCTGCTACGATCAGCAGACGGATAAAAAAGCTGAAATAA